The DNA region AGAAGTTGACGAGGTAGCAGCAGGCAGTCGGCCAGCCAGTTGGCTTTCTCCTCCTGTTCGGGGTTGCACGTGAAGAACGCGTGCCCGCCGATCTGCTGCACTTCACGTACCTCGTGGCCGAGCAGGACGTGGGCCAGCTCATGGGCGATGTCGCTCTTGGTACGAGCGGGCTCGTTGCACGGGTTGTAGACGGCGACGGTACGGCCGCCTGGCAGATGGAACGTGGCGGCGGGAAACGCACCGGGCTGCACGCTTTCGAGCTCTCGCAGGCTGTCCATGCCAACCAGCTCCTGCGCGTCGATCACCTCGACGCGCAGATGTGCGGCCAGCTTGCGGATGTCCGGCGGGGCGTCGGAGCGCAGACCGAGCTGTGTGCGTACGCGGTCCGCCAGCCGTTCCGCTTCCGACTTGAACCCTCGGCGCACCCTTAACCCCTTCCCTGGGCGGAGCCGCCCGTGTCGGAGGCCGTCAGCTTGCTCTGTATGGTGGCGAGAAGGTCGGCGAGCATCCGGCTGGCCTGCGGGGTGAACGTAGACGCCGCGCGCAGGTGCACCTTCACCTCACTCTCGCGGGCCGCCAGGCTCCCGTAGAGCTCCTTGACCAACCCGGCGATCTTCTCGGCCGCGGCATCCGTGAGGTTGGGGTCGCGTGACAGATGGAACGCGATGACGTCCGGGGTACTCTCCGTACGGAGCCGTGGGGGCTGGAAGAAACGCTCGGGAGAGAGGCCCAGCCAGTCGACGAGTCGGGTGAAGTTGGCGAGGTCCGGCAAGTGGCCCTTCTCTACCCGGGCGAGGGTGTTGAATGGCACGTCGGCCTGCTCCGCCGCCGCCCGCAGGCTCAGCCCCAACTGTGCGCGATGCTGCTGCACAAGCATCTGCAGCGCCTCGATGTCGATGGGCTCGTCCACTCCCGCCACCTCCTTCCGCCGGGCGTCTTTCAGCGCAGCCTCGGCACCGGACTCTCCTACTACGCCCGGACGGGATCATGATGAACGTCAATGAGGCCTTCGCGCGCTCATGGGGACATCGAGATCGCGATTCCGGCCGCGAGCTTTCCCGAGGTCAGTCACCACTTCCCCGGATACGTCTTCGACGCGGCAGGCAGCGGCCGGATCTGGGAGGACGCCACACCGGAGGTGCTGGCCGCCGTACATCAGACTTGGCTCCGCGATCCTGCCACCGGCAACTACCTGCTCGACGTGTTCCGCGAACCGCACGACGGCGACACCTGGATCTGCCGACGCGATGAGAGGATCCGGCTTCCCTACAGCGACATCATCCAGCACACCCAAGACGGCATCCCGTATCTGGCGCCTGAACTGGTCCTGCTGTTCAAGGCCAAGCACGCCCGCCGAAAGGATCAATCAGACTTCGACGCGACCCTCCCACACATGTCCCCAGCTCAGCGCGAGACCCTGGCCGAGCTACTCAACCGCGTACACCCGGGACATCCCTGGATTGCGGATCTGTAGCTGGGTACTGGGGTGTGACCGAGATACGCGCCAAAGGGGCAACGGGATGATCTTGAAGCCCTGAGCGCCGGGCCCGTCCCGTATTTCAGAGGACACCCGCGCTGCTCTGCCAGCGGCAGAACAGCGGCCGGACCCGGCTCGACGATCACTACAGTCCAGTCTCATGACGACGATTACGACGCGTACGGTCGAGTACCCGGCCGACGGTCTGACGATGATTGGGCACCTCGCGCTCCCGGCCGGTGTCGACCGCCGGCCCGCAGTGTTGCTCGGACCAGAGGGCACGGGGCTCAGCGATGTCGAGCGCCGCCGGGCCGATGCTCTCGCCGAACTGGGATACATAGCGCTGGCCTTCGACCTCCACGGCGGGCGTTATTTGAGCGACCCCGAGGAGATGCTGGCCCGTTGCATGCCACTGCTCGCTGAGCCCGACCGGATGCGGAGCATCGGCCATGCAGCACTCGACGTGTTGCGCACCGAACCGCGGACCGACCCCGACCGGATCGCCGCCGTCGGCTACGGCACCGGGGGCGCCGTCGGGCTGGAACTCGGGCGCGACGGCGTCAACCTGCGCGGGATCGGCACAGTCAACGCACTGACCACGGGCCGACCGGGCGAGGCAGCGCGCATTCGCTGCCCGGTGTGGGCCGGGGTCGGGTCGGAAGACCCGATCATGCCGCCCGCGCAACGGAATGCGTTCACCGCAGAGATGCAGGCCGCGGGCGTCGACTGGCGCCTCGCGGTCTACGGCGGCGCCTTGCACGCCTTCCACCACCCGCCGGTCGACCACCCTGTGGTCCCCGGCGTCGGCTACCACCCACAGCACGCGCAGCGAGCCTGGCGCGACGTCGTCGACCTGCTCGCCGAGTGCCTGCCTGTGATGGAGGACCTGGGGCATGGCCCAGGTAAGCGTGCTGGCGCCGGGCACTGACAGTCTCCTTTCTCAAGTCCGCACAACGGAACCGCATTCGGGCGGATGTTCGATCGCGGAGACGCGTTCGCAACTGCCGCAGTAAATACCGGATTCACTGCGACGGAGCCCTGGCCGTGATCGTCGCGACCTGCGGCGGACCGTTCCGGCTTCCAGGGCGATGTACGCATTTACTGCGGCGTCACTGTGCTGACCACGCGTAAAGCCGCATCAGAATCTACTCATTGCCCCTTGGCGCGTATCTCGGCTGAACCCGTACTGGTGGGCTCGCTCAACTGTTTCTGGCTCCGCGAGGAAGCCAGTCTGCGCGCACACGGCCATGTGAAAGCGGGTCAGGGCGTGGGCTGCAGACGGACTGGACGGCGCCGCCCGGCTCAGCGGATCCAGGGCAGCGCCTTCTCGGGGTGCGCGGTGTGGACGTATCGGACGGCGGTGCCGGGATGGATACCGAACAGGTGCACCAGGTGTACCGGGTCGGCGGTCCGCCGGGCTTCGTCCAGTACGCGGTCGCTCCGCCCTCCACTCCGACCATGATCCCGTCCATGTCAGGTCAGCGTGGTGCCAACTCTCGCTGGCCGCGCGCGTGACCGGTGCTTAGGGCTGAGTTCCTGGCGTACGTCCAGGTAGCAGTGCAGCCGTACGCCGGGCTGCCCGATCAGGCTGTCGACCACTACGCGGAACTAAGACGTCGTGTCAGTTGGTGAGTCGGCGGTGGCATATGAGGGTCGCGGCGATGGTGGTGAAGGCGAGGAAGTGTTCCGGCTTGCGCTCGTAGCGGCGGTGGAGGCGTCGGCAGTCGGACAGTCAGGAAACGGTCCGTTCCACGACCCAGCGGTGCCGGCCCAGGCGTCGGGATGAATCGATGCCGTTGCGGGCGAGACGGTGCCGGATCCCGCGGGAGGACAGCC from Streptomyces sp. NBC_00258 includes:
- a CDS encoding dienelactone hydrolase family protein translates to MTTITTRTVEYPADGLTMIGHLALPAGVDRRPAVLLGPEGTGLSDVERRRADALAELGYIALAFDLHGGRYLSDPEEMLARCMPLLAEPDRMRSIGHAALDVLRTEPRTDPDRIAAVGYGTGGAVGLELGRDGVNLRGIGTVNALTTGRPGEAARIRCPVWAGVGSEDPIMPPAQRNAFTAEMQAAGVDWRLAVYGGALHAFHHPPVDHPVVPGVGYHPQHAQRAWRDVVDLLAECLPVMEDLGHGPGKRAGAGH
- a CDS encoding helix-turn-helix domain-containing protein — translated: MDEPIDIEALQMLVQQHRAQLGLSLRAAAEQADVPFNTLARVEKGHLPDLANFTRLVDWLGLSPERFFQPPRLRTESTPDVIAFHLSRDPNLTDAAAEKIAGLVKELYGSLAARESEVKVHLRAASTFTPQASRMLADLLATIQSKLTASDTGGSAQGRG
- a CDS encoding ImmA/IrrE family metallo-endopeptidase; the protein is MRRGFKSEAERLADRVRTQLGLRSDAPPDIRKLAAHLRVEVIDAQELVGMDSLRELESVQPGAFPAATFHLPGGRTVAVYNPCNEPARTKSDIAHELAHVLLGHEVREVQQIGGHAFFTCNPEQEEKANWLADCLLLPRQLLLRHAYAGADTKALADTAGVSLPMARFRLNTSGVLLQARRAWATRGGKES